Proteins encoded together in one Lutra lutra chromosome 4, mLutLut1.2, whole genome shotgun sequence window:
- the HMGB4 gene encoding high mobility group protein B4, whose protein sequence is MNMRKEIQIRPKANVSSYIHFLLNYRNKFKEQQPNTYLGFKEFSRKCSEKWKSISKHEKAKYEALAKLDKARYQEEMMNYVGKKKKRRKRDPQAPRRPPSSFLLFCQDHFARLKRENPSWSVVQVARASGKMWSAKTDAEKQPYEQRAALLRAKYQEELEIYRKQCNARKGLQGSAKNQRRRKTDSDKADGSN, encoded by the coding sequence atgAACATGAGAAAAGAAATCCAGATAAGGCCCAAGGCAAATGTTTCTTCTTACATCCACTTTTTGCTGAATTACAGGAACAAGTTCAAGGAGCAGCAGCCAAATACCTACCTTGGCTTTAAAGAGTTCTCTAGAAAGTGTTCGGAAAAATGGAAGTCCATCTCAAAGCACGAAAAGGCCAAATATGAAGCTCTGGCCAAGCTCGACAAAGCCCGGTATCAGGAAGAGATGATGAATTATGTTGGCAAGAAGAAGAAGCGGAGAAAACGGGACCCCCAagcacccagacgccccccatCATCCTTCCTGCTCTTCTGCCAAGACCACTTTGCCCGGCTGAAGAGGGAGAATCCGAGCTGGTCAGTAGTGCAGGTGGCAAGGGCCTCAGGAAAGATGTGGTCTGCGAAAACAGATGCTGAAAAGCAGCCATATGAGCAAAGAGCAGCTCTCCTGAGAGCCAAATACCAAGAGGAATTGGAAATCTACCGCAAACAATGTAATGCCAGGAAGGGCCTCCAAGGGTCAGCTAAGAACCAGCGCAGAAGGAAAACTGACTCAGACAAAGCTGATGGATCCAATTAG